The window TTGTAGATTTTTTAGTACAGTTAAAAATTTCTTTAGGTTCTGAATTAAGTAGGAGCAAATATAAGGATGTAAATGAATTAGCAAAATTTTATAAAACTTTTATCCTACGATAAGTGTTTCCTCCTATATTCAAGCTGCGTCTTCATCCTGGTCATCTTGCTGGTGCTCGTACAGGTAGGCATAATAGCCATTGTTATTGATTAATTCCTCATGCGTTCCCATCTCCGCAATGCGACCATCTTCCATCACAACAATGGTATCAAATTCGAAGAGCGAGAATATCCGGTGTGTGATGATAATTGCTGTTTTATCATGCAAAAACGCATATAGATTACCGATAATCTGTTTTTCTGTCTTGGCATCCACCGCACTGAGGCAATCGTCAAACACCACTACCTTAGGATCCTTTACCAGTGCGCGGGCAATGCTTATCCTTTGCTTTTGACCGCCACTCAATGTAACTCCCCGCTCCCCTACCATGGTCTCATACTGCTGGCTGAATCCTTCTATCTCTTTATGGACGCTGGCTGCCCTTGCCGCCTTTTCCACCTGCTCATCCGACGCTGCCCCCAGGCCAAATGCGATATTGTTGCGGATGGTATCACTGAACAGGAATACATCCTGCGGCACATAAGCCACCTGGTTGCGCAATGCCTGCAGGTCGATGGACCGCAGGTCAACCCCATCGATCCTGATACTTCCTTCATTGGGGTCATACATGCGCAGCAGCAATTGGGCCAGGGTTGTCTTCCCACTTCCCGTCCGCCCAATGATCGCCACTTTCTGGCCCTTATTGATGTTGAGGGTGAATTTATCCATCGCCCTGATGCCGGTATGGGCATAGGTAAAGCTTACCTGGTCGAAACTGATATTGCCTTCAAAAGCAGGCTCAACAGGGTTTTCAGGTTGGTGGATCAGGGTGTCGGTCTGCAGGAATTCATTGATCCTTTTCTGCGATGCAGCTGCACGCTGGATCATGCTGGCCGTCCAGCCGATGGCACTCACCGGGAAAGTGAGGATATTAATGTACATGATGAATTCTGCCAGGGTTCCTGTGGTCACACCCGATCCCGGCTGCATGGCATAGATACCTCCCACCAGGATGGTCATCAGGGTACTGATACCGATCATCAATGACATCGATGGAAAATAGATGGCTTCCACTTTGGCAAGGCCAATGGCATTCTGACGATAGGCCTCACTGTTTTGTTCAAAGAAAAGTTGCTGGGCCTTCTCCTGCACGAATGACTTGATGACCCTGATGCCTGAATAGGATTCCTGTGCAGTGGTCGTCAGGTCACTCAGCAAGGCCTGGATGCGCTCACTTTTCCTGTTGATGATGGTGTTCACATAATAGATGGTAATAGCCAATAACGGCAGGGGAGCCAATACCAGCAAGGTCAGCCTGGGATTGGCCCGGAGCATGTACCATACACTGAAGCTGATGGTAAAGGCCAGGTTGATGAAGTACATGATGGCCGGACCGGTATACATCCTTACCCTGCTCACGTCTTCGGCTATGCGATTCATCAGGTCACCGGTACTGTTCTTCTTGTAAAAGCTCAGGTCGAGCAACTGGTAATGCTTATAGATCTCATTCTTCTGTTCATATTCAATATACCTGCTCATTACAATGATGGTCTGGCGCATCAGGAACATAAAGAAGCCGGAAATAAGGGCTACTGCCAGCAATACCACACCGCAGAGTAGCACTATCCTGCCAAAGCTCATATCGTGGGTAAAATCGACCATGAACTGCACCAGCGGGTCGTAGGCATGCACCTGTTTCCTGGGCTGGTAACCAGGCAACTGCTTCTCCACCGCATCGATCACGAATCCGGTGATCTGGGGCGCCAGGATGCGGAAATAGTTGGACAACACTATGAAAAGTATGCCCAGGAAGAAGCGTACGCGGTATTTCCAGAAATATTTATAAAGGGCGGAAAGATGTTTCATTGGTGCGAAGGTAAGGAGGAGGGAGGGAGATGTGGAGATGTGGAAATGTGAAAATGTGGAGATGTGATAGCTATGCCAACCGGTTAGGTTCGTTTAGATCTGGCCCCCCTCCGCTTCGCTAAAAGGGCAAAGTGTGGAAATGTGGAGTTCCTCCTATGTTAAAGCTTCGGCGGGTGGGGTGTGGAGAGGTGACTATTCGCCAACCAGGCTGAACTGCTCATGGTGACGCACCTTTTTCATGTTACCAAGATATGCAGGCCTGCAATTTTTTATCCGATCCTGATCAGTATTTAACACCATCCTAGACCGGAAACCGCTCATACCGCCTCTGCAACCACTCACCACTGACCAACCAAAATTGAACGGTTGCCACCTGCCAGGTCAAGCCGATTTCTTCGTATATTTTGCCTTCATAAATCAACTTAACATGTCAACGAATCGCCGCCAATTCATCAGGCAGGCCGGTACCCTGGCTGCAGGTGTTGCAGGCCTCTCCTTACTGGACAACCCTCTTTTTGCCGCACCGGCACCCGCCAAACCTTTCTTCGAGATCTCCCTTGCCCAATGGTCGCTCCACAAAGCGCTTTTCAAGAAGGAACTCGATAACCTCGACTTCCCCGCCAAAGCCAGGAAGGATTTTGGCATCAGCGTAGTGGAATACGTGAACCAATTCTTCAAGGACAAGGCAAAGGACGAAGCCTACCTGAATGAACTGCTCAAGCGATGCAAAGACAATGGGGTAACCAACCACCTGATCATGTGCGATGGTGAAGGGGAACTGGGCGATGCGGATGAAGCTGCACGCACCAAGGCAGTAGAGAACCATTACAAGTGGGTGGATGCCGCTGCCTTCCTGGGTTGCAAGACCATCAGGGTGAATGCAGCAGGAAAAGGCACCGCTGAAGAAGTGGCCAAACGAGCAGCCGATGGACTCCACAGACTTGGAGAATATGGTGCCAAGGCCGGCATCAACGTGATCGTGGAGAACCATGGTGGATACTCTTCCAATGGCCAGTGGTTATCAGGTGTAATGAAATCCGTAAACCTGAAAAACGTAGGAACCCTGCCCGACTTCGGCAATTTCTGCATTAAGCGCGATAGCGCTAACTGGATGAACTGCCTCGAATCCTACGACCGTTATGTAGGCACCCAGGAACTGATGCCTTTCGCCAAGGGCGTTAGTGCCAAGAGTTACGACTTCGACGAGAAAGGCAATTGCATCGAAACAGACTATTATAAGATGCTTAAGATCGTGAAGGAATCGGGCTTCAAGGGCTATATCGGCATCGAATACGAAGGAAGCAAACTTTCAGAAGATGACGGTATCCGCAGGACAAAGGAATTGCTGGAACGTGTGGCCAAATCAATGAAATAGAACCCAACTTACCAGGAAGAAAAAAGAGCGCAAACGCGCTCTTTTTTTACAACTGGCATCTAACATCAACATACAACCGAAAAAAACTACTAACCGGTTTTACTGGAAGGTGTTTATTAGTAATGTTTTTCTCCTGTTTACTTCCATCCCCCACCCAGGGCCCTGTAGAGGTCAACCTGTGCAGCGAACAATTTCCTCCGGTTATTCACCAGTTCAAGTTCTGCATCCAGTACGCCTTTCTGTGCAGTGATCACTTCCAGGTAATTCGCATATCCTCCTATGTAGAGATCCCTGGCTGTACTTACCGCAGCTGAAAGGATGGCGAACTCGCGCTCCTTATATCCATATTGCTCATTCAGGTTCCGGAGGTTAGACAACTGTGTAGCAACTTCCTGGTAAGCATTCAGGAGGCTACGCTGGTATTGGTAGAAAGCCGTAAGCTGCTGTGAACCGGCAATCTTTAGGTCTGCTTTCAACTGCTTCCTGTTCAGGACTGGCGCACTCAATCCGCCCAGAACGCCCCAGGCAATAGATTCCGGCGTGAAGAGTACCGAAGTCCGGAAACTGTTCAATCCGGCGTAGGGATTAATAGTTAAAGCCGGCAGGAAAGCCGCCCTCACCGCAGCCACATCGGCCCTGGCAGCCTGCAGTTGCCATTCTGCGGCCTGGATATCCGGACGGTTCAGCAACGCATTACCGGGCACCCCTTGCCGTAAGTTTGGCGCCAGGGGTTGTTGCAGGATGGGAGTACCCCTGCGGATGGGTTGCGGATATCGCCCCAACAGGAAATTAAGTTCGTTCTCCACTCCCACGATCTGTTGCTTCACCCCAAACTCCATGGCCTGGGTACGCAACAACTGCGCTTCAAACTGCTGCACGGCCAATTCGGTTGCTCTCCCTCCCTGCTTCTGTATCTTCACTACATCCAGCGCCTGCTGTTGCAGGTTGATATTCTTCTTGAGGATATCCAATTCATTGTCCAGGCTCAGTAACTCGTAATAGAGTCCTGCAACTTGTGCCACCATTTGGGTAGACAGGAGTCGCTGTTCCTGGCGGGACGCTTCATAACGGGCAATGGCCGCTTTCTTCTGGCTCTTCAGCTTACCCCAGAGATCCACTTCCCATTGGCTGCGCAGGCCAATGAAATAATCCGGTGTAACCGGGTCCGGGATCTTTTTGTCACCGGTCACATTAGGTGAAAGATTGGAGTCGAAGTTGCCGACACCGTTCATGGTGTAGTCGCCGTAGTTATCCACGCCTGTAGAAACCACCGCATTCACCGTGGGCCAGAAGGCCGCACGACGCTGCAACACCTGCTGATTGAGAATAGCGATCTTCTGCATGGCCACCTGCATATCGGGGTTGTTCACCATGGCCGTATCCACCAGTGAAGCCAGGAATTTGTCGGAATAGAACTGTTTCCATGGCTGGTCACCAGTACCCAGGGAATCTGCTGCATTGCCTGCCGAACCCGGCAACTGTTTAACCTCCGGCTCCCTGACCGGCGCTGCCACCCGGCAGCCCGTGACCACCCAAAAGGCAGAGACAGCGATCAATACCAGCGACCAATTATTTCGTTTATACATTTTCGTTATTTACTTGATTGTTCAGAATGACAGGCTTTTCCTTCTTTCCCATGGATGCGAAGAGGAAGTAAAGACCGGGGATCACCAAAACCCCGAAGACCGTACCGATCAGCATCCCACCGGCCGCAGCCGTCCCAATGGAACGGTTACCCATGGCACCGGCACCACTGGCCATACAGAGCGGGATCAGGCCCGCGATAAAGGCAAAGGAGGTCATCAGGATGGGACGCAAACGCGAGGCAGCTCCTTCACGGGCTGCATCCAAAACGCTTAATCCTTCCTTGCTTCGCTGGATGGCGAACTCCACGATCAGGATGGCGTTCTTGCCCAACAAACCGATGAGCATTACCAGTGCCACCTGCGCATAGATATTGTTCTCGAGGCCGAACAATTTCAATGCAGCGAATGCACCGAATATCCCGGCTGGCAAGGACAATATAACAGGCAGGGGCAATAGAAAACTTTCATACTGCGCCGCCAGCAACAGGTAAACGAAAATGAGACAGATGATGAAGATGTAAACGGCCTGGTTACCGGACAGCACCTGTTCACGGGTCATACCACTCCATTCAATGCTGAAACCACGCGGCAATTGGGTAGCGGCTTCCTCTATGGCAGCAATGGCATCACCGGAACTATAGCCCTGCGACGCATCACCATTGATCATAGCCGAAGTGTACATGTTGTAGCGGGTCAACTGTTCTGGCCCATACACCCTTTCCAGCCTGATGAAAGTGGAATAGGGCACCATCTCCCCCCTGTCATTCTTCACATACAATTGAAGGATATCCTCAGGGCCTTTACGGTATTGAGGGTAAGCCTGCACCATAACCTTATACATCTGACCGAAGCGGATGAAGTTGGTGGCATAAAAGCTACCCAACAGGGTTTGCAGGGTACTCATTGCATTGTCCACAGTCACCCCTTTCTTCGCTGCCATATCATGATCAACATGCACCAGGTATTGAGGGAAACTGGGATCGAAACTGGTGAAGGCCGCGCTGACTACAGGGGAAGCTTCCAGGCTGGCAATGAATTGCCTGGTCACCTGGTCTGTTTGCTGCAGGTTACCTGAACCGGTCTTATCGATCAGTCGAACTTCAAATCCACTCGCGTTACCGAAGCCCGGTACCGTTGGCGGTGGGAAGAATTCAATACGCGCGTCCTGTATGTGTTTGGTCTTCTCCTGTAAAATAGCCATGATATCATTTACCGACTCTTCCCGTTCATGCCATGGCTTGAGGTTGATCATACCCATACCATAAGAAGCACCGGCCACTTCATTCACCAGGCTATAACCTGCAAGGGTGGCAACCGATTCAACTGACTTTAGCTTCGAAGCCTCTGCCTGCACCATATCCAGCACCTTCTCGGTACGCTCCACTGTTGCACCCTGTGGCGTGGTCACGTTGATGTACACCATACCCTGGTCCTC is drawn from Flavihumibacter rivuli and contains these coding sequences:
- a CDS encoding ABC transporter ATP-binding protein; this encodes MKHLSALYKYFWKYRVRFFLGILFIVLSNYFRILAPQITGFVIDAVEKQLPGYQPRKQVHAYDPLVQFMVDFTHDMSFGRIVLLCGVVLLAVALISGFFMFLMRQTIIVMSRYIEYEQKNEIYKHYQLLDLSFYKKNSTGDLMNRIAEDVSRVRMYTGPAIMYFINLAFTISFSVWYMLRANPRLTLLVLAPLPLLAITIYYVNTIINRKSERIQALLSDLTTTAQESYSGIRVIKSFVQEKAQQLFFEQNSEAYRQNAIGLAKVEAIYFPSMSLMIGISTLMTILVGGIYAMQPGSGVTTGTLAEFIMYINILTFPVSAIGWTASMIQRAAASQKRINEFLQTDTLIHQPENPVEPAFEGNISFDQVSFTYAHTGIRAMDKFTLNINKGQKVAIIGRTGSGKTTLAQLLLRMYDPNEGSIRIDGVDLRSIDLQALRNQVAYVPQDVFLFSDTIRNNIAFGLGAASDEQVEKAARAASVHKEIEGFSQQYETMVGERGVTLSGGQKQRISIARALVKDPKVVVFDDCLSAVDAKTEKQIIGNLYAFLHDKTAIIITHRIFSLFEFDTIVVMEDGRIAEMGTHEELINNNGYYAYLYEHQQDDQDEDAA
- a CDS encoding sugar phosphate isomerase/epimerase family protein, producing the protein MSTNRRQFIRQAGTLAAGVAGLSLLDNPLFAAPAPAKPFFEISLAQWSLHKALFKKELDNLDFPAKARKDFGISVVEYVNQFFKDKAKDEAYLNELLKRCKDNGVTNHLIMCDGEGELGDADEAARTKAVENHYKWVDAAAFLGCKTIRVNAAGKGTAEEVAKRAADGLHRLGEYGAKAGINVIVENHGGYSSNGQWLSGVMKSVNLKNVGTLPDFGNFCIKRDSANWMNCLESYDRYVGTQELMPFAKGVSAKSYDFDEKGNCIETDYYKMLKIVKESGFKGYIGIEYEGSKLSEDDGIRRTKELLERVAKSMK
- a CDS encoding TolC family protein produces the protein MYKRNNWSLVLIAVSAFWVVTGCRVAAPVREPEVKQLPGSAGNAADSLGTGDQPWKQFYSDKFLASLVDTAMVNNPDMQVAMQKIAILNQQVLQRRAAFWPTVNAVVSTGVDNYGDYTMNGVGNFDSNLSPNVTGDKKIPDPVTPDYFIGLRSQWEVDLWGKLKSQKKAAIARYEASRQEQRLLSTQMVAQVAGLYYELLSLDNELDILKKNINLQQQALDVVKIQKQGGRATELAVQQFEAQLLRTQAMEFGVKQQIVGVENELNFLLGRYPQPIRRGTPILQQPLAPNLRQGVPGNALLNRPDIQAAEWQLQAARADVAAVRAAFLPALTINPYAGLNSFRTSVLFTPESIAWGVLGGLSAPVLNRKQLKADLKIAGSQQLTAFYQYQRSLLNAYQEVATQLSNLRNLNEQYGYKEREFAILSAAVSTARDLYIGGYANYLEVITAQKGVLDAELELVNNRRKLFAAQVDLYRALGGGWK